In Papio anubis isolate 15944 chromosome 20, Panubis1.0, whole genome shotgun sequence, a single window of DNA contains:
- the OAZ1 gene encoding ornithine decarboxylase antizyme 1 (protein translation is dependent on +1 polyamine-induced ribosomal frameshift): MVKSSLQRILNSHCFAREKEGDKPSATIHASCTMPLLSLHSRGGSSSESSRVSLRCCSNPGPGPRWCSDAPHPPLKIPGGRGNSQRDHNLSANLFYSDDRLNVTEELTSNDKTRILNVQSRLTDAKRINWRTVLSGGSLYIEIPGGALPEGSKDSFAVLLEFAEEQLRADHVFICFHKNREDRAALLRTFSFLGFEIVRPGHPLVPKRPDACFMAYTFERESSGEEEE; encoded by the exons ATGGTGAAATCCTCCCTGCAGCGGATCCTCAATAGCCACTGCTTCgccagagagaaggaaggggataAACCCAGCGCCACCATCCACGCCAGCTGCACCATGCCGCTTCTAAGCCTGCACAGCCGCGGAGGCAGCAGCAGTGAGAG TTCCAGGGTCTCCCTCCGCTGCTGTAGTAACCCGGGTCCGGGGCCTCGGTGGTGCTCC GATGCCCCTCACCCACCCCTGAAGATCCCAGGTGGGCGAGGGAATAGTCAGAGGGATCACAATCTTTCAGCTAACTTATTCTACTCC GATGATCGGCTGAATGTAACAGAGGAACTAACGTCCAACGACAAGACGAGGATTCTCAACGTCCAGTCCAGGCTCACAGACGCCAAACGCATTAACTGGCGAACAGTGCTGAGTGGAGGCAGCCTCTACATCGAGATCCCGGGCGGCGCGCTGCCTGAGGGGAGCAAGGACAG CTTTGCAGTTCTCCTGGAATTCGCTGAGGAGCAGCTGCGAGCCGACCATGTCTTCATTTGCTTCCACAAGAACCGCGAGGACAGAG CCGCCTTGCTCCGAACCTTCAGCTTTTTGGGCTTTGAGATTGTGAGACCGGGGCATCCCCTTGTCCCCAAGAGACCCGACGCTTGCTTCATGGCCTACACGTTCGAGAGAGAGTCTTcgggagaggaggaggagtag
- the JSRP1 gene encoding junctional sarcoplasmic reticulum protein 1 has product MNARISNCAVLAHLAGLPGNQGGRCFAESWGVCDWPADWPTPGLQPPAAVHHGATLPILHPVHKAQQSGWRPGPGPAAAPVISMATSAWEELDGGLGSCQALEDHSALAEPQEDRAPATPRLADSGSPPHDSREPVAEGCSVDTRPKKMEKEAAARGTPGTGKERLKAGASPRSAPARKKAQTAPPAQPPPQPPALSQELPWGDLSLNKCLVLASLVALLGSAFQLCRDAVAGEAAVQARAPEPWVPPSSAPREPSSPLPKFEAQAPPSALPAPRTEAEIRPKIPGSREAAEKDEEEPGEATGEAAGEDRAPLADRGPKERPRREGKPRKEKPRKEERPKKERPRKEERPRAAREPREALPRRWESREGGHRPWARDSRDAEPRKRQAWVSPRRPDEEERPGSRQKLRAGKGRD; this is encoded by the exons ATGAACGCCAGGATCAGCAACTGTGCCGTGCTGGCCCACCTGGCTGGGCTCCCCGGGAACCAGGGTGGGAGGTGCTTTGCTGAGAGCTGGGGAGTCTGTGACTG GCCTGCTGATTGGCCCACCCCCGGTCTCCAGCCACCTGCTGCCGTCCATCACGGGGCCACCCTCCCCATCCTCCATCCTGTCCACAAGGCTCAGCAAAGCGGCTGGCGG cctGGCCCGGGACCTGCTGCTGCTCCAGTCATCTCCATGGCAACCAGCGCCTGGGAGGAGCTAGATGGCGGCCTGGGCAGCTGCCAGGCCCTGGAGGACCACTCTGCGCTGGCCGAGCCCCAGGAGGACAGGGCTCCAG CAACACCCAGGCTGGCCGACTCCGGCAGCCCGCCCCAC GACTCTCGGGAGCCGGTGGCTGAAGGCTGCAGTGTGGACACCAGGCCCAAGAAGATGGAAAAAGAGGCTGCCGCCAGGGGGACCCCAGGAACGGGGAAGGAGAGGCTGAAAGCTGGAGCGA GCCCTCGGAGCGCCCCCGCGCGCAAGAAGGCGCAGACCGCGCCGCCCGCGCAGCCGCCGCCGCAACCCCCAGCCCTGAGCCAGGAGCTGCCCTGGGGAGACCTGTCGCTCAACAAGTGCCTGGTGCTCGCCTCGCTGGTGGCGCTGCTGGGCTCGGCTTTCCAGCTGTGCCGCG ACGCCGTGGCTGGGGAGGCAGCAGTCCAAGCGCGTGCGCCCGAGCCCTGGGTCCCGCCAAGCTCAGCCCCGAGGGAGCCATCGTCGCCCCTG CCTAAGTTCGAGGCCCAGGCGCCCCCATCAGCGCTGCCTGCGCCCCGCACCGAGGCAGAGATCAGACCCAAGATTCCCGGGAGTCGGGAGGCTGCAGAGAAGGACGAAGAGGAGCCTGGCGAGGCCACCGGAGAGGCCGCCGGGGAGGACCGTGCGCCCCTCGCAGACCGGGGACCCAAGGAGAGGCCTCGGAGAGAGGGGAAACCGCGGAAGGAGAAGCCGCGGAAGGAGGAGAGGCCGAAGAAAGAGAGGCCGCGGAAGGAGGAGAGGCCACGGGCCGCCAGGGAGCCCCGGGAAGCCCTGCCTCGGCGCTGGGAGTCACGCGAAGGGGGCCATCGGCCGTGGGCACGGGACTCCAGGGACGCCGAGCCCAGGAAGAGGCAGGCCTGGGTCTCCCCGAGGCGTCCGGACGAGGAGGAGCGGCCTGGGAGTCGCCAGAAGCTCCGCGCAGGCAAGGGGCGGGACTAA
- the AMH gene encoding muellerian-inhibiting factor → MTRDLPLTSLTLVLSALGALLGTEALRAEEPAVGTGGLIFREDLDWPPGSPQEPLCLVALGGDSNGSGTPLQVMGVLSAYERAFLGAVQRARWGPRDLATFGVCTPSDRQAALPSLQRLGAWLRDPGGQRLVVLHLEEVTWEPTPSLRFQEPPRGVADPPELALLVLYPGPGPGPEVTVTRAGLPGAQSLCPSRDTRYLALAVDRPAGAWRGSGLALTLQPRGEGSLLSTAQLQALLFGDDHRCFTRMTPALLLLPRSEPAPLPAQGQLDTVPFPPPRPSAELESPPPSADPFLETLTRLVRALRGPPARASAPRLALDPDALAGFPQGLVNLSDPAALERLLDGEEPLLLLRPTAATTGDPAPLHDPTSAPWATALAHRVAAELQAAAAELSSLPGLPPAAAPLLARLLALCPGGPGGPGDPLRALLLLKALQGLRAEWRGRDPRGPGRAQRSAGTTAADGPCALRELSVDLRAERSVLIPETYQANNCQGVCGWPQSDRNPRYGNHVVLLLKMQARGAALARPPCCVPTAYAGKLLISLSEERISAHHVPNMVATECGCR, encoded by the exons ATGACGCGGGACCTGCCTCTCACCAGCCTGACCCTGGTGCTGTCCGCCCTGGGGGCTCTGCTGGGGACTGAGGCCCTCAGAGCAGAAGAACCAGCTGTGGGCACCGGTGGCCTCATCTTCCGAGAAGACCTGGATTGGCCACCAGGCAGCCCACAAGAGCCTCTGTGCCTGGTGGCACTGGGTGGGGACAGCAATGGCAGCGGCACCCCCCTGCAGGTCATGGGGGTTCTGAGCGCCTATGAGCGGGCCTTCCTGGGGGCCGTGCAGCGGGCCCGCTGGGGCCCCCGAGACCTGGCCACCTTTGGGGTGTGCACCCCCAGTGACAGGCAGGCTGCCTTGCCCTCTCTACAGCGGCTGGGGGCCTGGCTGCGGGACCCTGGGGGGCAGCGCCTGGTGGTCCTGCACCTGGAGGAAG TGACCTGGGAGCCCACACCTTCGCTGAGGTTCCAGGAGCCCCCGCGTGGAGTAGCCGACCCCCCGGAGCTGGCGCTGCTGGTGCTGtaccctgggcctgggcctggccctgAGGTCACTGTGACGAGGGCTGGGCTGCCGGGTGCCCAG AGCCTCTGCCCGTCACGGGACACTCGCTACCTGGCGTTGGCGGTGGACCGCCCTGCGGGGGCCTGGCGCGGCTCCGGGCTGGCCTTGACCCTGCAGCCCCGCGGAGAGG GCTCCCTCCTGAGTACGGCCCAGCTGCAGGCACTGCTGTTCGGCGACGACCACCGCTGCTTCACGCGGATGACCCCGGCCCTACTCCTGCTGCCGCGGTCTGAGCCTGCGCCACTGCCCGCGCAAGGCCAGCTGGACACCGTGCCCTTCCCGCCGCCCAG GCCATCCGCGGAGCTCGAGTCGCCGCCGCCCAGTGCAGACCCCTTCCTGGAGACGCTCACGCGCCTGGTGCGGGCGTTGCGGGGCCCCCCGGCCCGGGCCTCCGCGCCCCGCCTGGCCCTGGACCCCGACGCGCTGGCCGGCTTCCCGCAGGGCCTGGTCAACCTGTCGGACCCCGCGGCGCTGGAGCGCCTGCTAGACGGCGAGGAGCCGCTGTTGCTGCTGCGGCCCACCGCGGCCACCACCGGGGACCCCGCGCCCCTGCACGACCCCACGTCGGCGCCGTGGGCGACTGCCCTGGCGCACCGCGTGGCTGCCGAGCTGCAAGCAGCGGCTGCCGAGCTGAGCAGCCTCCCGGGTCTGCCTCCAGCCGCAGCCCCGCTGCTGGCACGCCTGCTCGCGCTCTGCCCAGGCGGCCCCGGCGGCCCCGGCGATCCCCTGCGAGCTCTGCTGCTTCTGAAAGCGCTGCAGGGCCTGCGCGCGGAGTGGCGCGGGCGGGATCCACGCGGGCCGGGGCGGGCACAGCGCAGCGCAGGGACCACCGCCGCCGACGGGCCGTGCGCGCTGCGCGAGCTCAGCGTAGACCTCCGCGCCGAGCGCTCCGTACTCATCCCGGAGACCTACCAGGCCAACAATTGCCAGGGCGTGTGCGGCTGGCCGCAGTCCGACCGCAACCCGCGCTACGGCAACCACGTGGTGCTGCTGCTGAAGATGCAGGCCCGTGGGGCCGCCCTGGCGCGCCCCCCCTGCTGCGTGCCCACCGCCTACGCGGGCAAGCTGCTCATCAGCCTGTCGGAGGAGCGCATCAGCGCGCACCACGTGCCCAACATGGTGGCCACCGAGTGTGGCTGCCGGTGA